A genomic region of Pseudomonas sp. MPC6 contains the following coding sequences:
- a CDS encoding MFS transporter: MSQELRLIRRITLKLIPFLILLYLIAYVDRSAVGFAKLHMGADLGIGDAAYGLGAGLFFIGYFLLEIPSNLMLERFGARRWFARIMITWGAITIGMAFVQGPHSFYVMRFLLGAAEAGFFPGVLYYITQWFPVRHRGKILGLFILSQPIAMLITGPVSGGLLGMDGILGLHGWQWLFIVIGTPAILLTWPVLRWLPDGPKHVKWMDQAEKDWLTGELQKDLEEYGQTRHGNPLHALKDKRVLLLALFYLPVTLSIYGLGLWLPTLIKQFGGTDLVTGFVSSVPYIFGIIGLLIIPRSSDRLNDRYGHLAVLYVLGAIGLFLSAWLTVPVLQLGALCLVAFALFSCTAVFWTLPGRFFAGASAAAGIALINSVGNLGGYIGPFVIGALKEYTGNLASGLYFLSGVMMFGLILTGVVYRVLERKQALPADQFAASARGASRT; this comes from the coding sequence ATGAGCCAGGAACTGCGGCTTATTCGTCGCATCACACTGAAACTAATTCCCTTCCTGATCCTGCTGTACCTGATCGCCTATGTGGATCGTTCCGCCGTAGGCTTCGCCAAGCTGCACATGGGCGCCGATCTCGGCATCGGTGACGCCGCCTACGGTCTGGGTGCCGGGCTGTTCTTCATTGGTTACTTCCTGCTGGAAATCCCCAGCAACCTGATGCTCGAACGCTTCGGTGCGCGGCGCTGGTTTGCGCGAATCATGATCACCTGGGGCGCCATCACCATCGGCATGGCCTTCGTCCAGGGGCCGCACAGCTTCTATGTGATGCGCTTCCTGCTCGGCGCGGCCGAAGCCGGATTCTTCCCGGGCGTTCTCTACTACATCACCCAATGGTTCCCGGTTCGCCATCGCGGCAAGATCCTCGGGTTGTTCATCCTGTCCCAACCCATCGCCATGTTGATCACCGGCCCGGTATCCGGCGGCTTGCTCGGCATGGACGGCATCCTGGGTCTGCACGGCTGGCAGTGGCTGTTCATCGTCATCGGCACGCCGGCGATCCTGTTGACCTGGCCGGTGCTGCGTTGGTTGCCCGATGGCCCCAAGCACGTGAAATGGATGGATCAGGCCGAGAAGGACTGGCTGACCGGCGAACTGCAAAAGGATCTTGAGGAGTACGGCCAGACCCGCCACGGCAATCCGCTGCATGCGCTGAAGGACAAACGCGTGTTGCTGCTGGCGCTGTTTTATCTGCCGGTGACGCTGAGCATCTATGGCTTGGGTTTGTGGCTGCCGACCTTGATCAAGCAATTTGGCGGCACCGATCTGGTGACTGGTTTCGTGTCGTCGGTACCCTACATCTTCGGGATCATCGGTTTGCTGATCATTCCGCGCAGTTCCGATCGCTTGAATGATCGCTATGGTCACCTGGCCGTGCTTTACGTGTTGGGCGCCATCGGTCTGTTCCTCAGCGCCTGGCTGACGGTGCCGGTGCTGCAACTGGGCGCGTTGTGCCTGGTGGCATTCGCGCTGTTTTCCTGCACGGCGGTGTTCTGGACGTTGCCGGGTCGTTTCTTCGCTGGCGCCAGCGCGGCCGCCGGGATCGCCTTGATCAATTCGGTAGGCAACCTGGGTGGCTACATCGGGCCGTTCGTGATCGGTGCGCTGAAGGAATACACCGGGAATCTCGCGTCGGGGTTGTACTTCCTGTCCG